One window of Cryptococcus neoformans var. grubii H99 chromosome 11, complete sequence genomic DNA carries:
- a CDS encoding small subunit ribosomal protein S5 produces MAAIQALPTEVQKVANEGTVKLFGKWESEGVEVKDISLQDYINVNHAVYVPHTAGRYAKKQFAKGRMPIVERLVNALMMNGRNNGKKIMAVRIVQHAFEIIHLVTEQNPIQVLVDAIINTGPREDSTRIGSQGTVRRQAVDVSPLRRVNQAISLLTIGTRESAFHNSKSVSECLADELVNAAKGSSNSYAIKKKDELERVAKSNR; encoded by the exons ATGGCCGCTATCCAGGCTCTTCCTACTGAGGTGCAGAAGGTTGCGAACGAGGGGACTGTCAAGCTTTTTGGCAAGTGGGAGTCTGAGGG TGTCGAGGTCAAGGACATCTCTCTCCAGGACTACATCAACGTTAACCACGCTGTCTACGTCC CCCACACTGCTGGCCGATACGCCAAGAAGCAGTTCGCCAAGGGCCGTATGCCCATTGTCGAGCGACTCGTCAACGC TCTCATGATGAACGGCCGAAACAACGGTAAGAAGATCATGGCCGTCCGAATCGTCCAACACGCTTTCGAGATCATCCACCTTGTCACCGAGCAGAACCCCATCCAGGTCCTCG TTGACGCTATCATCAACACTGGTCCCCGAGAAGACTCTACCCGAATCGGTTCTCAGGGTACCGTCCGTCGACAGGCTGTCGACGTCTCTCCTTTGAGGCGAGTCAACCAGGCTATCTCTCTCTTGACCATCGGT ACCCGAGAGTCCGCCTTCCACAACTCCAAGTCCGTCTCCGAGTGTCTCGCTGACGAGCTTGTCAACGCCGCCAAGGgctcttccaactcttacgccatcaagaagaaggacgagctCGAGCGTGTCGCCAAGTCTAACCGATAA
- a CDS encoding cytochrome c oxidase subunit 4 — MSILKLRSALAPLSVRRFATAAPSVSVTSTRSNASAPILGNIEASWKTLPAEEQYEVYQQLEQLQKKNWKELTIDEKKAAYFVAFGPHGPRTPANEPGHSLKVFVGVVALVGAAYGVFELARSQAAPPPRTMTTEYQEQMNEYMRSQNMNPISGVSSEGYKGKGMVQ; from the exons ATGTCCATCCTCAAGCTCCGATCCGCCCTCGCCCCCCTCTCCGTCAGGCGATTCGCTACCGCGGCCCCCTCCGTCTCCGTCACTTCCACCCGCTCAAACGCCTCCGCTCCCATTCTCGGTAACATTGAGGCCAGCTGGAAGACTCTCCCCGCCGAGGAGCAATACGAGGTTTACCAGCAGCTCGAGCAGctccagaagaagaactggaaGGAGCTCACAAtagatgagaagaaggctg CCTACTTTGTCGCTTTCGGGCCCCACGGTCCCCGTACTCCCGCCAACGAGCCTGGACACTCTCTCAAGGTCTTCGTCGGTGTCGTTGCCCTTGTCGGCGCCGCTTATGGTGTCTTCGAACTTGCTCGTTCACAAG ccgctcctcctcctaGGACTATGACTACCGAGTACCAGGAGCAGATGAACGAATACATGAGGTCTCAGAACATGAACCCTATC TCCGGTGTCTCTTCCGAAGGCTACAAGGGCAAGGGTATGGTTCAGTAG